Proteins co-encoded in one Armatimonadota bacterium genomic window:
- a CDS encoding toprim domain-containing protein: MPASPPSDLSFFLDEELYPALWERLDSAFPEFGFVLRGDHWQATHETATRALPGAPRPDRVWAYRDTPFGIKIHGGGFVPWLEYAAGQSSLRGEAFLNAVRDLCLRAGVSFPERERSPQALQAAAERHRKADLLEAFTACAAELLHTEQGEEARHYLEGRGFTVQQMRDFELGCYPGPEEVLRALTDQGYGVEEVREAGLAPGAFDSGQSVLHLWPGRIVGPWRDRAGRIVNVWSRAITPGEPGKKYLMLRGGSRASPFGLHNARGRDLVLVEGILDVLSLRAAGVENVVGLGGAGLGSEQVEALARSGVRSLTLNLDYDPSPEPCVEHQEPACPHCYPGLLGTLQAIEKLGAAVPEVYVVPPVCMADNGNVDAKVDPDSYLRRAGADAYRELLRQAVRGPVFAASCILERADLSCVMGRDRAVSELLDLAARTVDPRDREAVWRIAAERCGYSEACLAELAQRRMKEREQARRRRELAGILEAARRQMQEQPPGIVAATVGERLARFGLDDTLHSPTLCIDEVLESIRTASEGRRSGWGALDDLGVRFHPAELTIIGARTGHGKTTVLLGLLLNWLARYKQDRFCFFSYELPPEAVVLKLASCLTRRNGGRGWTYYEIRDWLQGTERVQGYPAAAELEQALDQLRQDQDRLHVIYRPEWSVSELFAAALQVGQRGPVGGVLVDYLQLVPPPAGQYDRRDIEVSQVARRLKALAVELACPVVAAAQIGRQAAQQGERIPDGEFDSRGVQEAIRKRRPQLHHLREGGSEQEADLVLGLLNYRADYLEDREDVAGGERDRPGPLEILVLKNRYGQMGLARLTLEGRCGLIRDMQVGDEGQ; the protein is encoded by the coding sequence GTGCCTGCCTCTCCCCCATCCGACCTGTCCTTCTTCCTGGATGAAGAGCTCTATCCTGCCCTGTGGGAACGCCTGGACAGTGCTTTCCCCGAATTCGGCTTCGTCCTGCGGGGCGATCACTGGCAGGCTACCCATGAGACCGCAACCCGCGCTCTGCCCGGTGCTCCCCGCCCGGACCGCGTCTGGGCCTACCGAGACACCCCCTTCGGCATCAAGATTCACGGGGGCGGCTTCGTCCCGTGGTTGGAGTACGCCGCCGGGCAGAGCAGTCTGCGTGGCGAGGCCTTCCTGAATGCGGTGCGGGACCTGTGTCTGCGGGCCGGGGTGAGTTTCCCGGAACGAGAGCGCTCGCCGCAAGCCCTTCAGGCGGCCGCGGAGCGCCACCGCAAAGCCGACCTGCTTGAAGCGTTCACGGCTTGCGCGGCCGAACTGCTCCACACCGAACAGGGGGAGGAAGCACGGCATTACCTGGAAGGCCGCGGGTTCACTGTCCAGCAGATGCGGGATTTCGAGCTGGGCTGCTACCCTGGGCCGGAGGAGGTCCTGCGGGCCCTCACGGACCAGGGCTACGGCGTGGAGGAAGTGCGCGAGGCGGGGTTGGCGCCGGGGGCTTTCGACAGCGGCCAGTCCGTCCTGCACCTGTGGCCCGGGCGCATTGTTGGGCCGTGGCGCGACCGCGCGGGGCGCATTGTGAACGTGTGGTCCCGCGCGATTACTCCCGGCGAGCCGGGCAAGAAATATCTCATGCTGCGCGGGGGAAGCCGGGCCAGCCCCTTCGGCCTGCACAATGCTCGCGGGCGCGACCTGGTGCTGGTGGAGGGCATCCTGGACGTGCTCAGCCTGCGGGCCGCCGGGGTGGAGAACGTGGTGGGGCTCGGAGGGGCCGGGCTGGGGAGCGAGCAAGTGGAGGCCCTGGCCCGGTCCGGGGTGCGCAGCCTGACCCTCAATCTGGATTACGACCCCTCGCCGGAACCCTGCGTGGAGCATCAAGAGCCGGCTTGCCCCCACTGCTATCCGGGCCTGCTCGGGACCCTGCAGGCGATTGAGAAGCTGGGAGCCGCTGTTCCCGAAGTCTACGTTGTTCCCCCGGTATGTATGGCTGATAACGGGAACGTTGATGCAAAGGTTGACCCGGACAGTTACCTCCGCCGGGCCGGCGCAGATGCCTACCGCGAATTGCTCCGGCAAGCAGTGCGAGGGCCGGTCTTCGCAGCCTCCTGCATCCTGGAGCGTGCCGATCTGTCCTGCGTCATGGGCAGGGATCGCGCGGTGAGTGAGCTCCTGGACCTCGCGGCGCGCACCGTCGACCCACGGGATCGGGAGGCCGTCTGGAGGATAGCAGCGGAGCGTTGCGGCTACAGTGAGGCGTGCCTTGCAGAGCTTGCTCAGCGGCGCATGAAGGAGCGGGAGCAGGCACGGCGGCGTCGGGAACTCGCGGGCATTCTCGAGGCGGCGCGCCGACAGATGCAGGAGCAGCCCCCGGGCATCGTTGCCGCGACGGTGGGGGAGAGGTTAGCGCGGTTCGGCCTGGATGACACGCTACATTCCCCGACCCTGTGCATCGATGAAGTTCTGGAGAGCATCCGCACGGCTTCCGAGGGCCGGCGCAGTGGCTGGGGAGCACTGGACGACCTCGGGGTGCGCTTCCACCCCGCGGAGCTGACGATCATCGGCGCCCGCACCGGCCACGGGAAGACCACGGTGCTCCTGGGACTGCTACTGAACTGGCTTGCGCGTTACAAGCAGGACCGCTTCTGCTTCTTCTCATACGAGCTTCCGCCGGAAGCTGTTGTCCTGAAACTTGCCTCCTGCCTGACGCGGCGCAATGGGGGGCGCGGTTGGACGTACTATGAGATCCGCGACTGGCTCCAGGGCACTGAGCGTGTCCAGGGATACCCGGCCGCGGCGGAGCTTGAGCAGGCGCTGGACCAGTTGCGCCAGGACCAGGACCGGCTCCACGTGATCTATCGCCCTGAATGGTCGGTGAGCGAACTGTTCGCGGCCGCGCTGCAGGTGGGGCAGAGGGGGCCGGTGGGGGGAGTGCTGGTGGATTATCTGCAACTGGTGCCGCCACCCGCGGGGCAGTATGACCGGCGAGACATCGAAGTGTCCCAGGTTGCGCGACGGCTCAAGGCGCTGGCCGTGGAATTGGCCTGCCCGGTGGTTGCCGCTGCGCAGATCGGTCGGCAAGCGGCCCAACAGGGCGAGCGCATTCCCGACGGAGAGTTCGACAGCCGCGGGGTGCAGGAGGCCATCCGCAAGCGCCGCCCGCAACTGCATCACCTGCGTGAGGGGGGCAGCGAGCAGGAGGCCGACCTGGTGCTGGGTCTGCTGAACTACCGTGCGGATTACCTCGAGGACCGGGAGGACGTGGCCGGCGGGGAGCGTGACCGCCCCGGCCCTCTGGAAATCCTCGTCTTGAAGAACCGCTACGGGCAGATGGGACTGGCGCGCCTGACCCTCGAAGGGCGCTGCGGCCTGATTCGGGATATGCAGGTGGGCGACGAGGGCCAATAG
- a CDS encoding ATP-binding protein translates to MPPFIDRVSELAFLDDLAARPGGQLYVLYGRRRVGKTALLREFCRSRPHIYFQAAQVPDSDNLSQFHAAAADALEESVLRSARFESWEALLGYLARQARERLVVVLDEFPYLCEADPGLPSRIQRFWDHQGQQSHLMLALSGSAVSFMENAVLARTSPLFGRRTGQQELVPLPLSAAAQFFPDWSPTDQFRAYGCLGGMPMYLAQFDPRYSFAENVRQALLRPQSLLYEEPANLLRSELRDLQVYNGILEAVAAGLTRPNEIAGRVGVQVTALSHYLPVLQSLRLLRRTVSITDRAPDKRSRGRYFLADNFLRFWYRFVLPNRSLLEMGLAAEVWKNQVAPVFDQFLGAAFEQACREWVRAGGDGRLPSPPLGDVGPFWSRDVEIDLLCETADGGHLVGECKWSASPVGLGVLEDLREKTRALPDKWRRGLRPVLFSRSGFSDSLRERAVEEDVLLVGLEELLGG, encoded by the coding sequence ATGCCCCCTTTCATCGACCGGGTCAGCGAGCTTGCCTTCCTGGATGACCTCGCGGCGCGCCCGGGCGGGCAGCTCTATGTCCTGTATGGACGTCGCCGGGTGGGCAAGACCGCGCTCCTGCGGGAGTTTTGCCGCTCCAGGCCCCATATCTACTTTCAGGCCGCACAGGTGCCCGACAGCGACAACCTTTCGCAGTTTCATGCCGCCGCGGCGGATGCGCTGGAGGAGAGCGTCTTGCGGTCTGCGCGGTTCGAAAGCTGGGAGGCGCTTCTGGGGTACCTTGCCCGGCAGGCAAGGGAACGTCTGGTGGTGGTGCTGGATGAGTTCCCCTATCTGTGCGAGGCCGATCCTGGATTACCCTCGCGCATTCAGCGCTTCTGGGATCATCAGGGGCAGCAGAGCCATTTGATGCTGGCGCTGTCGGGTTCCGCGGTGAGTTTCATGGAAAACGCGGTGCTTGCCCGCACGTCCCCGCTGTTTGGACGACGCACGGGGCAGCAGGAGCTTGTCCCCCTGCCCCTGTCGGCGGCGGCCCAGTTCTTCCCCGACTGGTCCCCCACAGATCAGTTCCGCGCGTATGGTTGCCTGGGGGGTATGCCCATGTACCTGGCGCAGTTTGACCCGCGCTACTCTTTCGCCGAAAACGTGCGCCAGGCTCTCCTGCGTCCTCAGTCTTTGCTGTATGAAGAGCCGGCGAACCTGTTGCGCAGCGAACTGCGCGACCTGCAGGTGTACAATGGCATTCTGGAAGCCGTGGCCGCCGGCCTCACACGTCCCAATGAGATCGCCGGCCGGGTCGGGGTTCAAGTCACCGCGCTGAGCCACTATCTGCCGGTGCTGCAGTCACTGCGCCTGCTGCGTCGCACAGTGAGCATCACGGATCGCGCACCGGATAAACGCTCTCGGGGCCGGTACTTCCTTGCGGACAATTTCCTGCGCTTCTGGTACCGGTTCGTCTTGCCCAACCGCAGCCTGCTGGAAATGGGCCTGGCGGCTGAGGTCTGGAAGAACCAGGTGGCGCCGGTGTTCGACCAGTTCCTGGGAGCGGCCTTCGAACAAGCCTGCCGGGAGTGGGTGCGGGCAGGGGGGGACGGACGGCTCCCCTCTCCCCCACTGGGTGACGTAGGGCCATTCTGGAGCCGAGATGTGGAAATTGACCTGCTGTGCGAAACCGCTGACGGAGGGCATCTGGTGGGGGAATGCAAGTGGTCCGCGTCGCCGGTGGGCCTGGGGGTACTGGAAGACCTGCGGGAGAAAACAAGGGCGCTTCCGGATAAATGGCGGCGAGGCCTTCGCCCGGTGCTCTTCTCCCGTTCCGGGTTCAGCGACAGCCTGCGGGAACGGGCCGTCGAGGAAGACGTGCTGCTGGTGGGTCTGGAGGAGCTCCTGGGTGGGTGA